In Thiospirochaeta perfilievii, a single window of DNA contains:
- a CDS encoding ROK family transcriptional regulator, translating to MHPSIKNSINKTRVLQEIRKEKGISRIEISKILGLDKSTISKITSDLLEEGLIIDKKTEEELNHAGRRRIGLSLNNNYGVILGLEIQTEYFNAVIINLHGDILLNYREELPEGDLLTSIDKLLEKVIKKTEDEFDKLLGIGIGIPGLIDPYKGIIIQSKPLNINTSLELYSYLNKKYTYPIFIDNDANCCCWGELTFSLGKRDNNFLVVLGEKRPININDKQQRSIVVGIGIVIDGKVLIGDNFSAGEFRSIYWNNSNNTQFSITDDEAENAIDNMDITLKVIKELQKQIALFVNTFNITKVIYTGFFTDYKLDTKRILENEIENNWGYDLQKNTNINFSTFGDYDVSYGAAGLIVEKLFTTPDISFNGDRNSLKGIDLFNYISNS from the coding sequence TTGCATCCATCAATAAAAAATTCTATAAATAAAACTCGAGTTTTGCAAGAGATAAGAAAGGAAAAAGGGATTAGTAGAATCGAAATTTCGAAAATTCTTGGCTTAGATAAATCTACAATTTCAAAAATAACCTCGGACCTATTAGAAGAAGGTTTAATTATTGATAAAAAAACAGAGGAAGAGCTTAACCATGCAGGGCGACGAAGAATAGGTCTTAGTTTAAATAATAACTATGGGGTTATTTTAGGGTTAGAGATCCAAACAGAGTATTTTAATGCAGTTATAATAAACCTCCACGGTGATATTCTTTTAAATTACAGGGAAGAGTTACCAGAAGGTGACCTTTTAACATCTATTGATAAACTACTGGAAAAAGTAATAAAGAAAACTGAGGATGAGTTTGATAAATTATTAGGTATAGGAATTGGTATCCCAGGTCTTATAGACCCTTATAAAGGTATTATAATCCAATCTAAACCATTAAATATTAATACATCCCTAGAGTTATACAGCTATCTAAATAAAAAATATACCTATCCTATTTTTATAGATAATGATGCAAACTGCTGCTGTTGGGGTGAACTGACTTTTAGCCTTGGCAAGAGAGATAATAATTTTCTTGTGGTATTAGGTGAAAAAAGACCAATAAATATAAATGATAAACAACAGAGAAGTATTGTTGTTGGTATAGGTATTGTAATTGATGGAAAGGTGCTAATAGGGGATAACTTTTCAGCTGGGGAATTTAGAAGTATATATTGGAATAATTCTAATAATACTCAATTTTCAATAACTGATGATGAAGCTGAAAATGCTATAGATAATATGGATATAACATTAAAGGTTATTAAAGAACTACAGAAGCAGATAGCCCTATTTGTTAATACATTTAATATCACAAAAGTAATTTATACTGGTTTTTTTACTGATTACAAACTGGATACAAAAAGAATCCTAGAAAATGAGATTGAAAATAACTGGGGATATGACTTACAAAAAAATACAAATATTAACTTTTCCACATTTGGAGACTATGATGTATCATATGGTGCAGCAGGACTAATTGTAGAAAAACTATTTACTACTCCAGACATCTCATTTAATGGGGATAGAAATAGCTTAAAGGGTATAGATCTATTTAATTATATATCTAATTCATAA
- a CDS encoding ROK family protein, whose product MIIGIDVGGTNIKSGLMDLDNKLVFDDSRPTGTTQDEIVNNLAEIINELNDKAKSDFGADVLGVGIGVPGVVSKELDHVFKCTNLGWFDVPLREILKEKTSFSVYIDNDANLAALAEHYVGSLQNVDSGILLTLGTGVGGGVIVNNKPFRGGNGLGLEVGHMVIGENFFNCSCGKNGCFETFASATAIVRHFEKMLADNNITVDHEISSKEIFDRAAKGEELPLKAVDRYTTYLAIGINNVINVLDPQVISLGGGVSAAGDFLMDMLTKKVTENLFVKGFPSAKINYASAGNKAGVIGAALLVKEEMTK is encoded by the coding sequence GTGATTATTGGTATAGACGTTGGTGGAACAAATATTAAATCGGGACTTATGGATCTTGATAATAAACTTGTATTTGATGACTCCAGACCTACAGGAACAACCCAGGATGAGATTGTAAATAATCTCGCAGAAATTATTAATGAACTTAATGATAAAGCTAAAAGTGATTTTGGTGCAGATGTTTTAGGAGTCGGTATAGGGGTTCCGGGTGTTGTAAGTAAAGAGCTTGATCATGTTTTTAAGTGTACAAATCTGGGTTGGTTTGATGTTCCCCTAAGAGAAATATTAAAAGAGAAAACTTCCTTTTCTGTTTATATCGATAATGATGCAAACTTAGCAGCCCTAGCAGAGCATTATGTAGGTTCATTACAAAATGTTGATTCAGGTATTTTGTTAACCTTAGGTACAGGTGTTGGTGGTGGAGTTATTGTTAATAACAAGCCATTTAGAGGTGGAAACGGTTTAGGGTTAGAAGTTGGACACATGGTAATTGGAGAGAACTTTTTTAACTGTTCATGTGGTAAAAACGGATGTTTTGAGACTTTTGCTTCAGCCACTGCAATCGTTAGGCATTTTGAAAAAATGTTGGCTGATAACAATATAACTGTTGATCATGAGATCTCTTCTAAAGAGATTTTTGATCGGGCGGCAAAAGGTGAAGAACTACCTCTTAAGGCTGTTGATAGATATACAACTTATTTAGCAATTGGTATTAATAATGTTATAAATGTTTTAGATCCTCAGGTTATATCCCTTGGTGGTGGAGTATCCGCTGCTGGTGATTTTTTAATGGATATGTTAACTAAGAAGGTTACTGAAAATTTATTTGTTAAAGGTTTCCCATCAGCAAAAATTAACTACGCTTCTGCTGGTAATAAGGCTGGAGTTATAGGTGCAGCTCTTCTAGTTAAAGAAGAGATGACTAAATAA
- a CDS encoding cyclic nucleotide-binding domain-containing protein, translating into MERLQINESMKPYIKKINPLQYLQEDEIEDFMDLITVHRYIDEVIIKQGVVEKSLYAVLKGSVKVTVDNQSGESYICTLGASEIFGEAGLFLNAKRTANVVAMDKAIVLRISRKNMLKFVNKHPIASNKIFMIMIYSLLQKLKEANRELAYERKSDFNQADIDSLINNLLTNE; encoded by the coding sequence ATGGAGAGACTACAAATAAATGAATCAATGAAACCCTATATAAAGAAGATAAATCCTCTACAGTATTTACAGGAGGATGAGATTGAAGATTTTATGGATTTAATTACAGTACACAGGTATATAGATGAAGTTATAATAAAGCAAGGAGTTGTAGAAAAGAGCCTATATGCGGTTTTAAAAGGTAGTGTAAAAGTTACAGTAGATAATCAGAGTGGGGAGTCCTATATATGTACATTGGGAGCTTCTGAAATTTTTGGGGAGGCTGGTCTATTTTTAAATGCTAAAAGAACTGCAAACGTAGTTGCAATGGATAAGGCTATAGTTCTTAGGATTTCTAGGAAAAACATGCTTAAGTTTGTAAACAAACACCCTATAGCAAGTAATAAAATATTTATGATAATGATTTATAGCTTATTACAAAAACTAAAAGAAGCTAACAGGGAGTTAGCCTACGAAAGAAAGTCAGATTTTAACCAGGCTGATATAGACAGCCTGATTAATAATTTATTAACAAATGAGTAG